The Pseudomonas sp. FP2309 genome has a window encoding:
- the ileS gene encoding isoleucine--tRNA ligase: MTDYKATLNLPDTAFPMKAGLPQREPQILQRWDSIGLYGKLREIGKDRPKFVLHDGPPYANGTIHIGHALNKILKDMILRSKTLSGFDAPYVPGWDCHGLPIEHKVEVTYGKNLGADKTRELCRAYATEQIEGQKSEFIRLGVLGDWDNPYKTMNFKNEAGEIRALAEIVKGGFVFKGLKPVNWCFDCGSALAEAEVEYEDKKSSTIDVAFPIADDAKLAQAFGLASLAKPAAIVIWTTTPWTIPANQALNVHPEFTYALVDVGDRLLVLAEEMVEACLARYELQGSVIATTTGAALELINFRHPFYDRLSPVYLADYVELGSGTGVVHCSPAYGVDDFVICKKYGLVNDDIINPVQSNGVYVPSLEFFGGQFIFKADQPIIDKLREVGALMQTDTIKHSYMHCWRHKTPLIYRATAQWFIGMDKEPASGETLRVRSLKAIEDTKFVPAWGQARLHSMIANRPDWCISRQRNWGVPIPFFLNKESGELHPRTVELMEVVAQRVEQEGIEAWFKLDAAELLGDEAPQYDKISDTLDVWFDSGTTHWHVLRGSHPMGHETGPRADLYLEGSDQHRGWFHSSLLTGCAIDDHAPYRELLTHGFTVDETGRKMSKSLKNVIEPKKINDTLGADIMRLWVASTDYSGEIAVSDQILARSADAYRRIRNTARFLLSNLTGFNPATDILPAEDMLALDRWAVDRTLLLQRELQEHYGEYRFWNVYSKIHNFCVQELGGFYLDIIKDRQYTTAANSKARRSAQTALYHISEALVRWIAPILAFTADELWEYLPGERNESVMLNTWYEGLTELPADFELGREYWEGVMAVKVAVNKELEVQRAAKAVGGNLQAEVTLFAEEGLTADLAKLSNELRFVLITSTASLAPFAQAPADAVVTEVPGLKLKVVKSAFPKCARCWHCREDVGVNPEHPEICGRCVDNISGDGEVRHYA, translated from the coding sequence ATGACCGACTATAAAGCCACGCTAAACCTTCCGGACACCGCCTTCCCAATGAAGGCCGGCCTGCCACAGCGCGAACCGCAGATCCTGCAGCGCTGGGACAGTATTGGCCTGTACGGAAAGTTGCGCGAAATTGGCAAGGATCGTCCGAAATTCGTCCTGCACGACGGCCCTCCTTATGCCAACGGCACGATTCACATCGGTCATGCGCTGAACAAGATCCTCAAGGACATGATCCTGCGTTCGAAAACCCTTTCGGGCTTCGACGCGCCCTATGTTCCGGGTTGGGACTGCCACGGCCTGCCGATCGAACACAAGGTCGAAGTCACCTACGGCAAGAACCTGGGCGCTGATAAAACCCGCGAACTGTGCCGTGCCTACGCCACCGAGCAGATCGAAGGGCAGAAGTCCGAGTTCATCCGCCTGGGTGTGCTGGGCGACTGGGACAACCCGTACAAGACCATGAATTTCAAGAACGAGGCCGGTGAAATCCGCGCTTTGGCCGAAATCGTCAAAGGCGGTTTCGTGTTCAAGGGCCTCAAGCCCGTGAACTGGTGCTTCGACTGCGGTTCGGCCCTGGCTGAAGCGGAAGTCGAGTACGAAGACAAGAAGTCGTCGACCATCGACGTGGCCTTCCCGATCGCCGACGACGCCAAGCTGGCCCAGGCGTTCGGCCTGGCAAGCCTGGCCAAGCCGGCCGCCATCGTGATCTGGACCACCACCCCGTGGACCATCCCCGCCAACCAGGCGCTGAACGTGCACCCTGAGTTCACCTACGCCCTGGTCGACGTGGGCGACCGCCTGCTGGTGCTGGCCGAAGAAATGGTCGAGGCGTGCCTGGCGCGTTACGAGCTGCAAGGCTCGGTGATCGCCACCACCACTGGCGCGGCACTGGAACTGATCAACTTCCGTCACCCGTTCTACGACCGTCTGTCGCCGGTTTACCTGGCCGACTACGTCGAGCTGGGTTCGGGTACCGGCGTGGTTCACTGCTCGCCCGCCTATGGCGTGGACGACTTCGTGATCTGCAAGAAGTACGGCCTGGTCAACGATGACATCATCAACCCGGTTCAAAGCAATGGCGTCTACGTGCCATCGCTGGAGTTCTTCGGCGGTCAGTTCATCTTCAAAGCCGACCAGCCGATCATCGACAAACTGCGTGAAGTCGGTGCGCTGATGCAGACCGACACCATCAAGCACAGCTACATGCACTGCTGGCGCCACAAGACCCCGCTGATCTATCGCGCCACCGCGCAGTGGTTTATCGGCATGGACAAAGAACCGGCCAGCGGCGAGACCCTGCGTGTCCGCTCGCTCAAGGCCATCGAAGACACCAAGTTCGTACCGGCCTGGGGCCAGGCGCGCCTGCACTCGATGATCGCCAACCGTCCCGACTGGTGCATCTCCCGCCAGCGTAACTGGGGCGTGCCGATCCCGTTCTTCCTGAACAAGGAAAGCGGCGAGCTGCACCCACGTACCGTCGAGTTGATGGAAGTCGTGGCCCAACGCGTCGAGCAGGAAGGCATCGAAGCCTGGTTCAAGCTGGACGCCGCCGAATTGCTGGGCGACGAAGCACCGCAGTACGACAAGATCAGCGACACCCTCGACGTCTGGTTTGACTCGGGCACCACCCACTGGCACGTACTGCGCGGCTCGCACCCGATGGGCCACGAGACCGGCCCGCGTGCCGACCTGTACCTGGAAGGTTCGGACCAGCACCGCGGCTGGTTCCACTCCTCGTTGCTGACCGGTTGCGCCATCGACGACCACGCACCGTACCGCGAACTCTTGACTCACGGTTTTACCGTCGACGAGACGGGCCGCAAGATGTCCAAATCGCTGAAAAACGTGATCGAGCCGAAGAAGATCAACGACACGCTGGGCGCTGACATCATGCGTCTGTGGGTCGCGTCTACCGACTACTCGGGCGAAATCGCCGTATCGGACCAGATCCTGGCCCGCAGCGCCGATGCCTATCGTCGTATCCGTAATACCGCACGCTTCCTGCTGTCGAATCTGACCGGCTTTAACCCGGCCACCGACATCCTGCCGGCCGAAGACATGCTCGCCCTGGACCGTTGGGCCGTGGACCGCACCCTGTTGCTGCAGCGCGAGTTGCAGGAGCACTACGGCGAATACCGTTTCTGGAACGTCTACTCGAAGATCCACAACTTCTGTGTGCAGGAGTTGGGTGGTTTCTACCTCGATATCATCAAGGATCGCCAGTACACCACCGCAGCCAACAGCAAGGCGCGCCGTTCCGCGCAGACCGCGCTTTATCACATCTCTGAGGCGCTGGTGCGCTGGATCGCACCGATCCTGGCGTTCACCGCCGACGAACTGTGGGAATACCTGCCGGGCGAGCGTAACGAATCGGTGATGCTCAATACCTGGTACGAAGGCCTGACCGAATTGCCGGCCGACTTCGAACTGGGTCGCGAGTACTGGGAAGGCGTGATGGCCGTCAAGGTCGCGGTGAACAAGGAACTGGAAGTCCAGCGTGCGGCCAAGGCCGTCGGTGGCAACCTGCAGGCCGAAGTCACCCTGTTTGCCGAAGAAGGCCTGACCGCTGACCTGGCCAAGCTGAGCAATGAACTGCGCTTCGTGCTGATCACCTCCACCGCGAGCCTGGCGCCATTCGCCCAGGCACCGGCGGATGCGGTGGTCACCGAAGTACCGGGCCTCAAGCTCAAAGTGGTCAAGTCAGCCTTCCCTAAGTGCGCCCGCTGCTGGCACTGCCGTGAAGACGTTGGCGTGAACCCCGAGCATCCGGAAATCTGCGGGCGTTGCGTCGACAACATCAGCGGTGACGGCGAGGTTCGCCACTATGCCTAA
- the lspA gene encoding signal peptidase II has protein sequence MPNAGRFGRLGWLVLSVLVLVIDQVSKAHFEGSLQMFQQIVVIPDYFSWTLAYNTGAAFSFLADGGGWQRWLFAVIALVVSAVLVVWLKRLGRDDTWLAIALALVLGGALGNLYDRIALGHVIDFILVHWQNRHYFPAFNFADSAITVGAIMLALDMFKSKKTGETVND, from the coding sequence ATGCCTAATGCCGGTCGTTTCGGACGTCTGGGCTGGCTCGTGCTGAGTGTGCTGGTGCTGGTCATTGACCAGGTCAGCAAGGCTCACTTCGAGGGCTCCCTGCAAATGTTCCAGCAAATCGTGGTGATCCCGGATTACTTCAGCTGGACCCTGGCCTACAACACCGGCGCCGCGTTCAGCTTCCTCGCTGATGGCGGTGGCTGGCAGCGCTGGCTGTTCGCCGTTATCGCGCTGGTGGTCAGCGCGGTATTGGTGGTCTGGCTCAAGCGCCTGGGCCGTGATGACACCTGGCTGGCCATCGCCCTGGCGCTGGTGCTGGGCGGTGCGCTGGGTAACCTGTACGACCGCATTGCCCTGGGCCACGTGATCGACTTCATTCTGGTGCATTGGCAGAACCGCCATTACTTCCCGGCGTTCAATTTTGCTGACAGCGCAATCACCGTCGGTGCAATCATGCTGGCGCTGGATATGTTCAAAAGTAAGAAAACCGGAGAGACCGTCAATGACTGA
- the fkpB gene encoding FKBP-type peptidyl-prolyl cis-trans isomerase: MTDQVLVEQRIGQNTEVTLHFALRLENGDTVDSTFDKAPATFKVGDGNLLPGFEAALFGFKAGDKRTLQILPENAFGQPNPQNVQIIPRSQFQDMDLSEGLLVIFNDAANTELPGVVKNFDDTQVTIDFNHPLSGKTLTFDVEIIDVKAI; the protein is encoded by the coding sequence ATGACTGATCAGGTATTGGTTGAGCAACGCATCGGCCAGAACACGGAAGTCACCTTGCATTTCGCACTGCGCCTGGAGAATGGCGACACGGTCGACAGCACGTTCGACAAAGCCCCAGCGACCTTCAAGGTCGGCGATGGCAACCTGCTGCCGGGGTTCGAAGCCGCGCTCTTCGGTTTCAAGGCGGGCGACAAGCGCACCCTGCAGATCCTGCCGGAAAACGCGTTTGGCCAGCCCAACCCGCAAAACGTACAGATCATCCCGCGTTCGCAGTTCCAGGACATGGACCTGTCTGAAGGCCTGTTGGTGATCTTCAACGATGCGGCGAATACCGAGCTGCCGGGTGTCGTCAAAAACTTCGATGACACCCAGGTGACCATCGACTTCAATCACCCGTTGTCCGGTAAAACCTTGACGTTTGACGTTGAAATCATCGACGTTAAAGCGATCTGA
- the ispH gene encoding 4-hydroxy-3-methylbut-2-enyl diphosphate reductase — protein sequence MQIKLANPRGFCAGVDRAIEIVNRALEVFGPPIYVRHEVVHNKFVVEDLRARGAIFVEELDQVPDDVIVIFSAHGVSQAVRTEAAGRGLKVFDATCPLVTKVHIEVARYSRDGRECILIGHAGHPEVEGTMGQYDASNGGAIYLVEDEKDVANLQVHNPDRLAFVTQTTLSMDDTSRVIDALRTRFPAIGGPRKDDICYATQNRQDAVKQLADECDVVLVVGSPNSSNSNRLRELAERMATPAYLIDGAEDMQRSWFDGVQRIGITAGASAPEVLVRGVIQQLHAWGATGADELAGREENITFSMPKELRVRSLL from the coding sequence ATGCAAATCAAACTCGCCAACCCCCGTGGCTTCTGCGCCGGCGTGGACCGGGCGATCGAAATCGTCAACCGTGCCCTGGAAGTCTTCGGCCCGCCGATCTATGTGCGTCATGAAGTGGTGCACAACAAGTTTGTGGTCGAGGACCTGCGCGCGCGCGGTGCCATCTTTGTCGAAGAGCTGGACCAGGTGCCGGACGACGTTATCGTTATCTTCAGTGCCCACGGTGTTTCCCAGGCCGTGCGTACCGAAGCGGCGGGCCGTGGCCTGAAAGTCTTTGATGCGACGTGCCCGCTGGTCACCAAGGTGCATATCGAAGTGGCGCGCTACAGTCGCGACGGCCGAGAGTGCATCCTGATCGGCCATGCCGGTCACCCCGAAGTGGAAGGCACCATGGGCCAGTACGACGCCAGTAATGGCGGTGCGATCTACCTGGTGGAAGACGAAAAAGACGTCGCGAACCTCCAGGTGCACAACCCGGATCGTCTGGCCTTCGTGACCCAGACCACCTTGTCCATGGACGACACCAGCCGCGTAATCGATGCGCTGCGCACACGCTTTCCGGCGATCGGTGGACCGCGTAAAGACGACATCTGCTACGCCACGCAAAACCGCCAGGATGCGGTCAAGCAACTGGCTGATGAGTGCGATGTGGTGTTGGTGGTCGGCAGCCCTAACAGCTCCAACTCCAACCGCCTGCGTGAGCTGGCGGAGCGCATGGCGACACCGGCGTACCTGATCGACGGCGCCGAAGACATGCAGCGCAGCTGGTTCGATGGCGTTCAGCGCATAGGCATCACGGCAGGTGCTTCGGCCCCGGAAGTGCTGGTGCGTGGCGTCATCCAGCAGTTGCATGCCTGGGGTGCTACCGGCGCCGATGAATTGGCCGGTCGTGAAGAGAACATCACGTTCTCCATGCCCAAGGAGCTGCGGGTTCGTTCGCTGCTCTGA
- a CDS encoding GspH/FimT family protein: protein MRQRGFTLLELLLGLVLSGILAHLAVPGFKQMLESQQRQSAAQSLASGLRLARTEAIARNRAVIIHALNDDWSQGWRVIVDISGRGDQDDDNPVVLEHQRSSRVPIVGNGPVKSQVRFSGLGEPVFAGGGFRAGTVHVCATDTAQSVHQIVLAPSGRISLRSDNAEQALCRTDADALALRAANEPAAPWAWRT from the coding sequence ATGCGCCAACGAGGCTTCACGTTGCTGGAACTGCTGCTGGGGCTGGTGTTGAGTGGCATTCTGGCGCATCTGGCAGTGCCCGGCTTCAAGCAGATGCTGGAGTCGCAACAACGACAGAGCGCAGCACAATCACTGGCGAGCGGACTGCGACTGGCCCGCACTGAAGCCATCGCGCGCAACAGAGCGGTGATCATTCATGCGCTCAATGATGATTGGAGCCAGGGCTGGCGGGTGATCGTGGATATCAGCGGGCGCGGTGACCAGGACGATGACAACCCAGTGGTGCTGGAGCATCAGCGCAGCAGTCGCGTACCGATAGTCGGCAATGGGCCGGTCAAGAGCCAGGTGCGTTTCAGTGGGTTGGGCGAGCCGGTATTTGCAGGTGGCGGCTTCCGGGCGGGGACGGTGCATGTGTGCGCGACGGACACGGCGCAGAGTGTCCACCAGATAGTGCTGGCACCCAGTGGGCGCATCAGCCTGCGCAGCGATAACGCGGAGCAGGCCTTATGCCGCACAGACGCCGACGCTCTGGCACTCAGAGCAGCGAACGAACCCGCAGCTCCTTGGGCATGGAGAACGTGA
- the pilV gene encoding type IV pilus modification protein PilV: MLASLNTCFACPLPRHQIGATLIEVLVALLVLSVGLLGSAVLQLNALKYTDSSRMTSQASFIAYDMLDRVRANSGADYQWGRTQRVPASTATSSVRDLDLHDFEANLLGFAGESAKGAVAMHADEITVSISWDDDRGTNTPGARQTFTLTSRIAAEPGVTQ, translated from the coding sequence ATGCTTGCCAGCCTCAACACTTGTTTTGCCTGCCCATTGCCCCGACACCAGATCGGAGCGACGCTGATAGAGGTGCTGGTGGCGTTGCTGGTTCTAAGCGTGGGGCTTTTAGGTTCAGCGGTGCTTCAGCTCAACGCGCTCAAGTACACCGACAGCTCGAGAATGACCAGCCAGGCCAGTTTCATTGCCTACGACATGCTTGACCGCGTCCGCGCCAATTCCGGCGCCGATTACCAGTGGGGGAGAACTCAGCGAGTTCCGGCCAGTACCGCCACGTCAAGCGTGCGTGACCTCGACCTGCACGATTTCGAGGCCAATCTCCTAGGCTTCGCCGGAGAGAGCGCCAAAGGCGCGGTGGCGATGCATGCCGACGAAATCACCGTCAGCATCAGTTGGGACGACGACAGGGGCACTAATACCCCCGGTGCGCGGCAAACGTTCACCCTGACCAGTCGTATTGCCGCCGAGCCTGGAGTGACGCAATGA
- a CDS encoding prepilin-type N-terminal cleavage/methylation domain-containing protein, translating to MTYRVRGFSLLEVLLALALGLVLLLGASQVLISSRATHASQQAAMLLQDDARFVLSKMIQDIRQVGMLGCLAPTFIENAPPAFYRPVTWSAGAGSTSLTLVTADIGGQGGKPDWTVLSDCVRSAHAYAGSSPTPMPGQIRFAIRQLTYIFETGQLKVSTPAAPAKSVLVDNVLAFDISFGVAAKSDSAEVVRYDASPADEGLIRSVRIRMTLQDPARRVKDQTYSVVAALRNRLG from the coding sequence ATGACGTACCGGGTTCGAGGTTTCAGTCTGCTGGAAGTGTTGCTCGCCCTGGCTTTAGGGCTGGTGCTGTTGCTTGGGGCGAGTCAGGTGTTGATCAGTTCCCGAGCGACTCACGCCAGTCAGCAGGCGGCCATGTTGCTGCAGGACGATGCACGCTTCGTGCTGAGCAAAATGATCCAGGATATTCGGCAGGTCGGAATGCTGGGGTGTTTGGCCCCGACCTTTATCGAGAACGCCCCGCCGGCGTTTTATCGGCCCGTGACCTGGAGTGCTGGCGCTGGATCGACTTCGCTGACGCTGGTCACTGCGGATATCGGCGGGCAGGGTGGCAAGCCTGATTGGACGGTACTGTCCGACTGCGTCCGCAGCGCCCACGCCTATGCTGGGAGTTCGCCGACACCGATGCCTGGGCAGATTCGTTTTGCGATACGCCAACTGACCTACATCTTCGAGACCGGTCAGTTGAAGGTGAGCACCCCCGCTGCGCCCGCCAAGTCGGTGCTGGTGGACAACGTTCTTGCATTCGATATCAGTTTCGGTGTGGCCGCTAAGTCGGACTCGGCCGAGGTGGTGCGCTACGACGCCAGCCCGGCAGACGAAGGCTTGATCCGCAGCGTGCGCATTCGCATGACGCTGCAAGACCCTGCGCGGCGTGTCAAAGACCAAACCTACAGCGTCGTCGCAGCGCTGCGAAATCGTCTGGGATAG
- a CDS encoding PilX N-terminal domain-containing pilus assembly protein: MMLVEGFSARQAGMVLLISLVFVLLLSLIGVSSMQEAVTQQKVTGSLWHRNRSHQSAESGLRLGERDVQRTGAAMPRCQSITRCAPPDEAFSVIGAGTNPTSAVTWIAFDFGVYGVQSLGAGTGMANFPPQATVELYRVTAVGLSGRSRAVLETVYARVEEEGGSRFRRVAWRQLQ; the protein is encoded by the coding sequence ATGATGCTCGTTGAAGGCTTTTCTGCTCGGCAGGCGGGCATGGTTTTGCTGATCAGCCTGGTCTTTGTGCTGCTGTTGTCGTTGATTGGCGTGTCGTCGATGCAGGAGGCGGTGACCCAGCAAAAAGTTACGGGCAGCCTCTGGCATCGCAACAGGTCACACCAGAGTGCCGAGAGTGGCTTGAGGTTGGGAGAGCGGGACGTGCAGCGAACGGGGGCGGCAATGCCGAGGTGCCAGTCGATCACGCGCTGTGCGCCGCCTGACGAAGCCTTTTCAGTGATTGGTGCCGGGACGAATCCAACGTCGGCAGTCACTTGGATTGCCTTCGACTTCGGGGTTTACGGTGTTCAATCCCTGGGGGCTGGTACCGGCATGGCGAATTTTCCACCACAGGCGACGGTCGAGTTATATCGCGTGACAGCCGTCGGGCTCAGTGGGCGGTCGCGCGCAGTGTTGGAGACCGTGTATGCGAGGGTAGAAGAGGAGGGCGGCTCGCGATTTCGGCGAGTGGCATGGCGGCAACTTCAATAA
- a CDS encoding type IV pilin protein, with translation MGKDSLGFTLIELLIAVAIIAFLAGIAYPRYAGYVNKVYRAQIVALLTEQAQHLERFYTRNGTYIDASGVSAGNDRYRITAALNPQDFHLIAAPIADAGMAGDACGDFSLTSAGARSNPGAASDMSRQMCWGQ, from the coding sequence ATGGGCAAGGACAGCCTGGGTTTCACCCTGATCGAGTTACTGATCGCCGTGGCGATTATCGCGTTTCTGGCCGGGATCGCTTACCCCAGGTACGCCGGCTACGTGAATAAGGTCTATCGTGCGCAAATTGTCGCGCTGCTGACTGAGCAGGCCCAGCACTTGGAGCGCTTTTATACGCGCAACGGTACTTATATTGACGCCAGTGGCGTCAGCGCGGGCAATGATCGCTATAGAATCACCGCTGCATTGAACCCTCAGGACTTCCATCTGATTGCCGCGCCGATTGCCGATGCAGGTATGGCCGGCGATGCCTGCGGTGACTTCAGCCTGACCAGTGCCGGGGCGCGTAGCAATCCGGGCGCGGCGTCTGATATGTCGCGCCAGATGTGCTGGGGGCAATGA
- the thiO gene encoding glycine oxidase ThiO has translation MVKQQQVVIVGGGVIGLLTAYNLATQGQAVVLLERAGVGQESSWAGGGIVSPLYPWRYSPAVTALAHWSQDFYPQLAERLFAATGVDPEVHTTGLYWLDLDDEAEALAWAARESRPLSKVEVSVAHDAVPALGGGYSQAVYMADVANVRNPRLVKSLKAALLALPGVTVHEQCQVNGFILDDGNVVGVKTTEGPVQGDHVVLAAGAWSGELLGTLGLVLPVEPVKGQMILYKCASNFLSSMVLAKGRYAIPRRDGHILIGSTLEHQGFDKTPTASALESLKASAVELIPALADAEVVGHWAGLRPGSPEGIPYIGQVPGYQGLWLNCGHYRNGLVLAPASCQLFADLLLNRAPIIDPVPYAPEGRINAG, from the coding sequence ATGGTTAAGCAACAGCAAGTTGTGATCGTCGGTGGCGGAGTCATCGGTTTGTTGACGGCGTACAACCTGGCAACCCAAGGTCAGGCGGTGGTGCTGCTGGAGCGCGCGGGTGTGGGGCAGGAGTCATCCTGGGCCGGAGGTGGCATTGTTTCGCCGCTGTATCCATGGCGCTACAGCCCGGCGGTGACTGCGCTGGCCCATTGGTCCCAGGATTTTTATCCGCAATTGGCTGAACGGCTGTTTGCCGCCACGGGCGTCGATCCGGAGGTTCACACCACCGGCCTTTACTGGCTGGACCTGGACGACGAAGCCGAGGCGTTGGCCTGGGCCGCCCGTGAAAGCCGACCTCTGAGCAAGGTCGAGGTGTCTGTCGCCCATGATGCCGTGCCGGCGCTGGGCGGCGGGTACTCTCAGGCCGTCTATATGGCGGACGTGGCCAACGTGCGCAACCCGCGCCTGGTCAAATCCCTCAAGGCGGCGCTGTTGGCGCTACCTGGCGTGACCGTCCACGAACAGTGCCAAGTGAACGGTTTTATTCTGGATGATGGCAATGTCGTCGGTGTGAAGACGACGGAAGGGCCGGTCCAGGGTGATCATGTCGTATTGGCGGCGGGAGCGTGGAGCGGTGAGTTGCTTGGCACTCTGGGGCTTGTGCTGCCGGTGGAGCCGGTCAAGGGGCAGATGATCCTGTACAAGTGTGCTTCGAACTTCCTGTCGAGCATGGTGCTGGCCAAGGGGCGTTATGCAATCCCTCGGCGCGACGGGCATATCCTGATCGGCAGCACCCTGGAACATCAGGGGTTCGACAAGACGCCGACAGCAAGTGCGTTGGAGAGTCTGAAGGCTTCAGCGGTGGAGCTGATTCCGGCCCTGGCAGACGCTGAGGTGGTCGGGCACTGGGCCGGTTTGCGGCCAGGCTCGCCGGAAGGCATTCCCTATATCGGTCAGGTGCCGGGTTATCAAGGGTTGTGGCTCAACTGCGGGCACTACCGCAACGGCTTGGTGTTGGCACCGGCGTCCTGCCAGTTGTTTGCCGACTTGTTGCTGAACCGTGCACCGATCATCGACCCGGTGCCTTACGCGCCCGAAGGTCGGATCAACGCTGGATAG
- a CDS encoding PP0621 family protein: MLRLLFWIAVIAAAVWLWRKFKSPVAKQQRTREPGAALMVRCAHCGVHLPQDRALSVRQEWYCSQAHLEQGPKSIQR; this comes from the coding sequence ATGCTTCGTCTTCTGTTCTGGATTGCCGTTATTGCTGCCGCGGTATGGTTGTGGCGTAAATTCAAAAGCCCGGTCGCCAAACAGCAGCGTACCCGCGAGCCCGGCGCAGCGCTGATGGTACGCTGCGCTCACTGCGGCGTGCACCTGCCGCAGGACCGCGCGCTCAGCGTGCGCCAGGAGTGGTACTGCAGCCAGGCGCATTTGGAGCAAGGGCCAAAGTCTATCCAGCGTTGA
- a CDS encoding outer membrane protein assembly factor BamD, which produces MQVKHLLLIAILAMTAACSSTKEVVDENLSEVELYQLAQKDLDNNSYTSATAKLKALESRYPFGRYADQAQLELIYANYKNAEPEAAKSAAERFIRLHPQHPNVDYAYYMKGLTSFDQDVGLLARFLPLDMTKRDPGAARDSYNEFAQLTSRYPNSRYAPDAKQRMIYLRNLLASYEIHVAHYYLTRQAYVAAANRGRYVVENFQETPSVGDGLAVMTEAYQRLHLDELASTSLETLKLNYPDHPSLKDGQFVPQVDEADNRSWLSKYTLGLIESRPPLPPGETRANQDVQKQYQDAKDAIPSDLKPHDENGDVIEEEAPQALGDNQDRSWFSYMTFGVFD; this is translated from the coding sequence ATGCAAGTGAAACACCTGCTGCTGATCGCCATCCTCGCCATGACTGCTGCTTGCTCGTCAACAAAGGAAGTCGTCGACGAAAACCTGAGCGAAGTCGAGTTGTACCAACTGGCTCAGAAAGACTTGGACAACAATAGCTACACCAGCGCCACAGCGAAGCTGAAAGCACTGGAGTCGCGCTATCCGTTCGGCCGCTACGCCGACCAGGCCCAACTCGAGCTGATCTACGCCAACTACAAGAACGCCGAGCCGGAAGCTGCCAAGTCCGCCGCCGAGCGTTTCATCCGTCTGCACCCACAGCATCCGAACGTCGACTACGCCTACTACATGAAGGGCCTGACCTCGTTCGACCAGGATGTTGGCCTGCTGGCGCGATTCCTGCCGCTGGACATGACCAAGCGTGACCCGGGCGCTGCCCGCGACTCCTATAACGAGTTCGCGCAGTTGACCAGCCGTTACCCCAACAGCCGCTACGCCCCGGACGCCAAGCAGCGCATGATTTACCTGCGCAACCTGCTGGCCTCTTACGAAATCCACGTAGCGCACTACTACCTGACCCGTCAGGCCTACGTAGCCGCCGCCAACCGTGGCCGCTATGTGGTGGAGAACTTCCAGGAAACCCCTTCGGTGGGTGACGGCCTGGCCGTCATGACCGAGGCCTACCAGCGTCTGCACCTGGACGAACTGGCCAGCACCAGCCTGGAAACCCTCAAGCTCAACTACCCGGATCACCCCAGCCTGAAAGACGGCCAGTTCGTGCCTCAGGTTGACGAAGCGGACAACCGTTCGTGGCTGAGCAAGTACACCCTGGGCCTGATCGAATCCCGCCCACCGTTGCCGCCGGGCGAAACCCGCGCCAACCAGGACGTGCAGAAGCAGTACCAGGACGCCAAGGATGCCATTCCTTCGGACCTCAAGCCCCACGACGAGAACGGCGACGTGATCGAAGAAGAAGCCCCACAGGCGCTGGGCGACAATCAGGACCGCTCGTGGTTCAGCTACATGACCTTCGGCGTGTTCGACTGA